From the genome of Proteus vulgaris, one region includes:
- a CDS encoding helix-turn-helix domain-containing protein, translating into MPYIPREKIDYQSIGYRLRAYRIASSLKAEDVAESLGISRAAVYRLEKGEIVKIETLDNLARLLNTSLTSLLGINTEYYSSANGFFERMRQLETQSSHIYTHFEPFSYLLTSDCYDKTLVEMLTEASPLNLLSEKQQEVLSILKERKKHQSLHSPHIYNLISQQQIEKFLYVGMLGSVNLTKTLQQERKQRAKSEILHLIEKLEQKNNYLNIAIISDTMPSLTFQLFYQDKVPLSLAVSPFRLGEFPNVSTGIATVTSSTEAIFQYQSLFDKLWLKATKGDDAINLLKQIVSHY; encoded by the coding sequence ATGCCTTACATACCTAGAGAAAAAATAGATTATCAATCCATTGGCTATCGACTACGAGCTTACCGTATAGCCTCTTCATTAAAAGCTGAAGATGTTGCAGAAAGCTTAGGTATTTCTCGTGCTGCCGTATATCGATTAGAAAAAGGTGAAATTGTTAAGATTGAAACTCTCGATAATCTTGCTAGATTATTAAATACTTCATTAACGAGTTTATTAGGTATTAATACCGAATATTACTCAAGTGCGAATGGTTTTTTCGAACGAATGCGCCAACTTGAGACTCAATCTTCACATATTTATACTCACTTCGAACCCTTTTCTTATTTATTAACTTCAGATTGTTATGATAAAACATTGGTTGAAATGCTAACAGAAGCATCACCTTTAAATCTTTTATCTGAAAAACAACAAGAAGTTTTATCTATTTTAAAAGAGCGTAAAAAACATCAATCCTTGCATTCACCTCATATTTATAACCTTATTAGCCAACAACAAATCGAGAAATTTCTTTATGTTGGTATGCTAGGTTCAGTTAATTTAACGAAAACATTGCAACAAGAAAGAAAACAGCGAGCAAAAAGCGAAATTCTTCATTTAATTGAAAAGCTAGAGCAAAAAAATAATTATCTTAATATTGCCATTATTTCAGATACTATGCCGTCTTTAACTTTCCAACTATTTTATCAAGATAAAGTACCTCTTTCTTTAGCCGTTAGCCCGTTCCGTTTAGGTGAATTTCCTAATGTCAGTACGGGCATTGCCACCGTAACTTCTTCAACTGAGGCGATATTTCAATATCAATCTCTCTTTGATAAATTATGGTTAAAAGCGACCAAAGGGGATGATGCAATTAACCTTTTAAAACAAATAGTCAGTCATTATTGA
- a CDS encoding M10 family metallopeptidase C-terminal domain-containing protein, with product MSSSTIKKTKAFYSIIDVMKENRIDIAIWEKSHPSHKFTEISFSFPTYTELRTDKYNTITTLNKPQQALAKEILQLWADITNIKFIEKEAGHDTDIRIGLYNNVFEYYEKHSFKIGGFSTYPTKEKYPEKEISSISDYSEPGQVWLNISETKYIKTVNKSHITPVRKPKIDAFMKKSDNINYYYIENEDDIHLFRNLNANSHLENNLEPSKKGTYKFYTYIHEIGHALGLPHTFNDNNNLNIKENSFQYSVMAYNMPQKEYADFHDNFPMSPMLIDIYLIQQLYGKNTSTRTGDTVYGFNSNTERKAYTLNADRDVIISCIWDAGGNDTLDFSQYDVEQKIDLNEGAFSSIGGLENNISIAFGTVIENALGGLKDNYILGNQVDNYLKGNKGNDTLSGKKGDDTLYGEQGDDILYGGDGDDTLYGGIDNDTLYGDDGDDLIFGEKGDDTLFSGRGQDILYGGSGNDVLIAIEGDNILDGGYHDDTFIIKGGNNKLFGSQGKDIFIFSLENNTYGHNIIYDFNKNEDAILFQLPKDKVLIKPSLTKEFSDENHKINISYNNKKTTLEITNNDKLINNQLTIDIMGNFSYEDLFLNNV from the coding sequence ATGAGTTCATCTACTATAAAAAAAACAAAAGCATTTTACTCTATCATTGATGTAATGAAAGAAAATAGAATTGATATTGCTATATGGGAAAAATCACATCCTAGCCATAAATTTACAGAGATATCATTTAGTTTTCCAACATATACTGAATTAAGAACAGATAAATATAATACAATAACTACACTAAACAAACCTCAACAAGCTTTAGCAAAAGAGATATTACAGTTATGGGCTGATATCACTAATATTAAATTCATAGAAAAAGAAGCTGGACATGATACTGATATAAGAATTGGTCTTTATAATAATGTGTTTGAATATTATGAAAAACATTCTTTTAAAATAGGCGGTTTTTCAACATACCCTACAAAAGAAAAATACCCAGAAAAAGAAATCTCTAGCATTTCAGACTATAGCGAACCAGGGCAGGTTTGGTTAAATATTTCTGAAACAAAATATATAAAAACAGTTAATAAATCACATATTACACCAGTAAGAAAACCTAAAATAGATGCTTTCATGAAAAAATCCGATAATATAAATTATTATTATATTGAAAATGAAGATGATATTCATTTATTTAGAAATTTAAATGCTAATTCTCACTTAGAAAATAATTTAGAACCATCTAAAAAAGGAACATATAAATTTTATACTTATATACATGAAATAGGCCATGCTTTAGGATTACCACATACATTTAATGATAATAACAATCTCAATATTAAAGAAAATAGTTTCCAGTATTCAGTCATGGCATACAATATGCCACAAAAAGAATATGCTGATTTTCATGATAATTTCCCAATGAGCCCAATGCTTATTGATATTTATTTAATTCAACAACTTTATGGTAAAAATACCTCAACTCGAACAGGTGACACTGTATATGGGTTTAATTCTAACACTGAAAGAAAAGCCTATACTCTCAATGCAGATAGAGATGTAATAATCAGTTGTATTTGGGATGCAGGTGGTAACGATACACTAGATTTTTCTCAATATGATGTTGAACAAAAAATAGATCTTAATGAAGGTGCTTTTTCTAGTATAGGCGGATTAGAAAATAATATTTCAATTGCTTTCGGGACTGTTATTGAAAATGCATTAGGTGGATTAAAAGACAACTATATTTTAGGTAATCAAGTTGATAATTATCTTAAAGGAAATAAGGGAAATGATACCTTAAGCGGTAAAAAAGGTGATGATACTCTTTATGGTGAGCAAGGCGATGATATCCTTTATGGGGGAGATGGAGATGACACTCTTTATGGGGGCATTGATAATGATACCCTCTACGGTGACGATGGCGATGATCTTATTTTTGGTGAAAAAGGAGATGATACTCTTTTTAGTGGAAGAGGTCAGGACATTCTTTATGGTGGCTCAGGTAATGACGTATTAATAGCTATAGAAGGCGACAATATTCTTGATGGTGGATACCATGATGATACCTTTATTATCAAAGGGGGTAACAATAAATTGTTTGGTAGCCAAGGAAAGGATATTTTTATATTTAGCTTAGAGAATAATACTTATGGTCATAACATTATTTATGATTTTAACAAAAATGAAGACGCCATTTTATTTCAATTACCAAAAGATAAAGTATTAATAAAACCATCATTAACAAAAGAGTTTTCTGATGAAAATCATAAAATAAATATTTCTTATAATAATAAGAAAACCACATTAGAAATAACCAATAATGACAAACTAATAAATAATCAATTGACAATAGATATTATGGGTAATTTTAGTTATGAAGATCTTTTTCTAAACAATGTTTAA
- a CDS encoding type I secretion system permease/ATPase gives MPESKHNNEITSIIKERKKVFLSIGIFTALINILMLVPSIYMLQVYDRVLPSGNEMTLLMLTLIMLALFIFMGGLEYLRSIIVIRMSNKLDLSLNSRIYTAAYQARLNKTPGINSSLAFNDLVTIRQFITSHAIFAFFDLPWFPIYLLVIALFNPWLGLFALCGALILFSLAILNEYLSRTSLKKANEFANQAQVIQGHHFEHPQPIEAMGMLNYLRTQWQITHFKYLQAQTQASDNAAGVNAITKVTRMALQSLMLGLGGWLAIDNTISPGMMIAGSILLGRALAPIEQVIGVWKNWDSSKEAYKRLTTLLKTYPEENKKMALPSPKGELTVNINQAQYPQTEQVLLNNIHFSLVPGDVLGIIGPSASGKSSLAKFIVGIWEVKTGSIRLDNADIYQWNKNEVGQYIGYLPQEIALFPGTIAENIARFSEIDSQKVIQAATMANVHEMILRFPDGYETLIGAHGEGLSGGQRQRIALARALYGNPTLVVLDEPNSNLDDLGIKALIQAIQILKKNKKTVILITHQKQLLSVTNKLLVLFDGHTKLFGSTTAVIAELNNSSIIKNTQTPSNTPITQSNS, from the coding sequence ATGCCAGAAAGCAAACATAACAATGAAATAACCAGTATTATAAAAGAGAGAAAAAAAGTATTTCTTTCCATTGGAATATTTACAGCACTAATAAATATTTTAATGCTAGTTCCTTCAATCTATATGTTGCAAGTGTATGACCGTGTATTACCTTCTGGTAATGAAATGACATTATTGATGCTAACACTTATTATGTTAGCTCTCTTTATTTTTATGGGTGGACTAGAATATTTAAGAAGTATCATTGTAATTAGGATGAGTAACAAGCTTGATTTATCACTTAATTCGCGTATTTATACCGCCGCATATCAAGCTAGATTAAATAAAACACCGGGTATTAATTCTTCTTTAGCTTTTAATGATTTAGTCACAATTCGTCAATTTATTACAAGCCATGCTATTTTTGCCTTTTTTGATTTACCTTGGTTTCCTATTTACCTTCTTGTTATTGCTTTATTTAATCCTTGGTTAGGGTTATTTGCATTATGTGGTGCGCTAATTTTATTTTCATTAGCTATTCTTAATGAATACTTGTCTAGAACATCATTAAAAAAAGCTAATGAATTTGCTAATCAAGCACAAGTCATACAAGGCCATCATTTCGAACATCCACAACCCATTGAAGCAATGGGAATGTTAAATTATTTAAGAACACAATGGCAAATTACCCACTTTAAATATCTACAAGCACAAACTCAGGCAAGTGATAACGCAGCGGGAGTTAATGCAATAACGAAAGTCACTCGCATGGCATTGCAATCCTTAATGCTAGGATTAGGTGGCTGGCTTGCAATAGACAATACAATTAGCCCAGGAATGATGATTGCAGGATCAATATTATTAGGTCGTGCTTTAGCACCGATTGAACAAGTTATTGGTGTATGGAAAAACTGGGACAGTAGTAAAGAAGCCTATAAAAGATTGACGACATTACTAAAAACCTACCCTGAAGAAAATAAAAAAATGGCATTACCCTCACCTAAAGGTGAATTAACAGTTAACATTAATCAGGCACAATATCCCCAAACTGAACAAGTATTATTAAATAATATACATTTCTCACTAGTTCCTGGTGATGTGTTAGGAATTATCGGTCCTAGTGCTTCAGGTAAATCTTCCTTAGCTAAATTTATTGTTGGTATATGGGAAGTTAAAACAGGTTCAATTCGCCTTGATAATGCAGATATATATCAATGGAATAAAAATGAAGTAGGCCAATATATTGGATATCTACCTCAAGAAATTGCTCTTTTTCCAGGCACTATCGCTGAAAATATTGCCCGATTTTCAGAAATAGACTCACAAAAAGTTATTCAGGCTGCAACAATGGCCAATGTTCATGAAATGATTTTACGTTTTCCTGATGGGTATGAAACTCTTATTGGTGCTCATGGTGAAGGTTTATCTGGAGGGCAACGACAACGTATTGCATTAGCTCGCGCATTATATGGCAATCCTACATTAGTCGTTTTAGATGAACCTAACTCTAATTTAGATGATTTGGGTATTAAAGCATTAATACAAGCAATTCAAATACTCAAGAAAAATAAAAAAACAGTTATTTTAATTACTCATCAAAAGCAATTGCTTTCAGTGACCAATAAACTCTTAGTTCTTTTTGATGGACACACTAAATTATTTGGTTCCACAACCGCCGTTATTGCTGAATTAAATAACTCATCAATAATAAAAAACACCCAAACACCATCAAATACACCTATTACTCAAAGTAATTCTTAA
- a CDS encoding ROK family protein: MLLKNLKELQSSKTSKALKLKSLYKLIAENGPIKTETLTELAQMKPATCARLLDELNALELITTAELGEPTGGRKPILYNINTEGVFLIGIELSKVYSTIVLMDLKLNMLDKIKISPEPYLSASEMTDKLLPKIDALLLKNKINYEKVLGLGISIEHVVEHQLASESLDEEFRELEILLRKKIPTYVTVGSGVHFAALAEFRLYYRQKTQRFLFTSCDTEVRGCAIIANQFLTDTSVTMNCFGHMTIDVKGTLCECGSYGCLNTLCSLDAIKNNVIHQIRRGKTSLLTSLVSVDDEINYHTIFQAIEMRDPLCIDALEEAAYYYGLAIANSILMLQPDIVVCGGTLIPKYTFFDTVKKTIETKLALIPNIKTEVYPASHAYEIVSQGAGAMVLEHLVN, encoded by the coding sequence ATGCTATTGAAAAATTTAAAAGAACTTCAGTCTTCTAAGACATCAAAAGCATTAAAACTGAAAAGCCTTTATAAATTAATCGCAGAAAATGGCCCGATAAAAACAGAAACGCTGACTGAGTTAGCACAAATGAAACCGGCGACTTGTGCCCGATTACTTGACGAATTAAATGCTCTTGAATTAATTACAACTGCAGAATTAGGTGAGCCAACCGGTGGACGAAAACCTATTTTGTATAATATAAATACAGAAGGGGTGTTTTTAATCGGTATTGAACTAAGCAAGGTCTATTCAACAATTGTCTTAATGGACCTAAAGCTTAATATGTTAGATAAAATTAAAATCTCACCTGAACCTTATTTGTCTGCCTCTGAAATGACAGACAAACTATTGCCTAAAATTGATGCTTTATTATTAAAAAATAAAATTAATTATGAAAAGGTGCTGGGATTAGGGATCTCTATTGAGCATGTTGTTGAACATCAACTAGCTTCTGAATCTCTTGATGAAGAATTTCGTGAGTTAGAGATATTATTGCGTAAAAAAATTCCTACTTACGTAACAGTAGGGAGTGGCGTACATTTTGCTGCATTAGCTGAGTTTCGTTTATATTACCGCCAAAAAACACAACGGTTTTTATTTACATCTTGTGATACCGAAGTCAGAGGTTGTGCAATTATTGCTAACCAGTTTTTAACTGATACATCAGTAACGATGAATTGTTTTGGCCATATGACAATCGATGTAAAAGGGACTTTGTGTGAATGTGGCTCTTATGGTTGTTTAAATACACTCTGTTCTTTAGATGCTATAAAAAATAACGTTATTCATCAAATAAGACGAGGAAAAACCTCCTTATTAACATCGCTTGTTAGTGTTGATGATGAAATTAATTATCACACTATTTTTCAGGCAATTGAAATGCGTGATCCTTTGTGTATTGATGCATTAGAAGAAGCTGCTTATTACTATGGATTGGCTATTGCAAACTCTATTTTAATGCTACAACCTGATATAGTTGTGTGTGGCGGTACGTTAATTCCTAAATATACATTTTTTGATACCGTGAAAAAGACGATTGAAACTAAACTCGCACTTATCCCAAATATAAAAACAGAAGTTTATCCCGCAAGTCACGCTTATGAAATCGTGTCTCAAGGTGCAGGAGCAATGGTATTGGAACATTTAGTCAATTAA
- a CDS encoding serralysin family metalloprotease, which translates to MGSSLLKKAVGLSNVSDLLDKSGIFYNFSAKTLPSFDYDTAGKHIARENSTWNGKYVIGQAAEVTYSFPTWAGKKFNDFGDKNPYGFNSTQKEHARQSLDAWSDIANIKFTEVSPNVKSDITFGNITDPYGKFQAYATLPNTYDYYGRDVSGQAWFSDYYYAGNTTPELGNYGRLTIIHEIGHALGLMHPGDYNAGENVPGYLKSDYAEDSRQYTVMSYWDEYETGAHFQGAYAGAPLLHDISAMQYLYGANTTTRTGDDVYGFNSNTGIDYYTATSSNDKLIFSVWDSGGNDTFDFSGYYQDQVIDLREGHFSDVGGLQKNVSIAQGVTIENAIGGSGNDIIYGNDADNILIGGGGNDILYGGGGQDTLWGGTGSNTFVYKEISDSLVSAADKIMDFKSGIDKIDLSELIENTFSHKFLNFVDNFTGRSGEATIKYDQSTNSSELAINAYGYDSSADFKIDIVGFVNYETDFIV; encoded by the coding sequence ATGGGTTCTTCTTTATTAAAAAAAGCAGTAGGATTATCTAATGTTTCTGATTTATTAGATAAGAGTGGAATTTTTTATAATTTCTCAGCTAAGACTCTACCTTCTTTTGATTATGATACCGCAGGAAAACATATCGCACGCGAAAATTCCACATGGAATGGGAAATATGTTATTGGACAAGCGGCAGAAGTAACGTATTCGTTCCCAACTTGGGCCGGTAAAAAATTTAATGACTTTGGTGATAAAAATCCCTATGGATTTAATTCAACACAGAAAGAACATGCAAGACAATCTTTAGATGCATGGTCTGATATCGCAAATATTAAATTTACAGAAGTAAGCCCAAATGTAAAATCAGACATTACTTTTGGGAACATTACTGATCCATATGGCAAGTTCCAAGCTTATGCAACATTACCAAATACCTATGATTATTATGGGCGTGATGTTTCAGGCCAAGCTTGGTTTAGTGATTATTATTATGCGGGTAATACAACGCCTGAATTAGGCAATTATGGTCGCTTAACTATTATTCATGAAATTGGTCATGCACTTGGTTTAATGCATCCTGGAGACTATAACGCAGGAGAAAACGTACCGGGTTATTTAAAATCTGATTATGCTGAAGATAGTCGCCAATATACTGTAATGAGTTATTGGGATGAATATGAAACTGGTGCACACTTCCAAGGTGCTTATGCGGGTGCTCCTTTACTTCATGATATTTCAGCAATGCAATACCTCTATGGTGCAAATACAACAACCAGAACAGGTGATGATGTTTACGGCTTCAACTCAAATACAGGTATTGATTATTACACTGCAACAAGCAGTAACGATAAATTAATATTCTCCGTTTGGGACAGTGGTGGTAACGATACATTTGACTTCTCAGGATATTATCAAGATCAAGTGATTGATTTACGTGAGGGTCATTTCTCTGATGTTGGCGGACTACAGAAAAACGTTTCTATTGCCCAAGGCGTTACAATAGAAAACGCAATCGGTGGCTCTGGTAATGATATTATCTATGGAAATGATGCTGATAATATTCTCATCGGTGGTGGTGGTAACGACATACTGTATGGTGGCGGTGGCCAAGATACATTATGGGGCGGTACAGGTAGCAATACCTTTGTTTATAAAGAAATCTCCGACTCTCTAGTCTCAGCCGCGGACAAGATTATGGATTTCAAATCAGGCATTGATAAGATTGATCTATCAGAGCTAATCGAAAATACCTTCAGTCATAAATTCCTTAATTTTGTTGATAATTTTACAGGTCGCTCAGGTGAGGCAACCATTAAATATGATCAATCAACAAACTCAAGTGAACTCGCTATTAATGCTTATGGTTATGACTCTAGCGCTGATTTCAAAATTGATATTGTAGGATTTGTTAATTACGAAACTGATTTTATTGTTTAA